The following are from one region of the Malus sylvestris chromosome 4 unlocalized genomic scaffold, drMalSylv7.2 SUPER_4_unloc_1, whole genome shotgun sequence genome:
- the LOC126612801 gene encoding rust resistance kinase Lr10-like has protein sequence MSIAAAINWSAILLILSFRIRHSSEKEKENQLKVERFLKDHKSHVPTRYSYADIKKMTNGFKKKLGEGGFGSVYSGELPINGVPVAVKVLSDSKGNGEDFVNEMGTIGRIHHVNVVRLLGFSAEVGKRALIYELMPNRSLENFITSKDQSNNTLFDWQKLHNIVYGIAKGIDYLHQGCDRMILHFDIKPHNILLDHDFNPKISDFGLAKLCSKEDRIISMTAARGTVGYIAPEVFNGNFGNVSHKSDVYSFGMLVLEIVGARKEIALASGNNEVYFPELIYNRLVQGEALDLKLDTDENTQIAKKLVIVALWCIQWYPVNRPSMKAVVRMLEGGSENLRMPPNPFASTSAQTDQPRTTLSS, from the exons ATGTCAATAGCAGCAGCAATCAATTGGAGTGCTATCCTTCTTATTCTGTCTTTCCGGATCCGCCACAGCAGCGAAAAG GAAAAAGAGAATCAACTCAAAGTTGAAAGGTTCCTAAAGGATCACAAATCTCACGTACCAACAAGATATTCCTACGCCGATATTAAAAAGATGACAAATGGATTCAAGAAAAAGTTAGGTGAAGGAGGTTTCGGAAGTGTTTACAGTGGAGAGCTTCCAATTAATGGAGTTCCAGTCGCCGTAAAAGTCCTCAGTGACTCGAAAGGAAATGGAGAAGATTTTGTTAATGAAATGGGAACCATTGGCAGAATTCATCATGTCAATGTGGTTCGTCTACTAGGTTTTTCTGCCGAAGTAGGCAAACGTGCGCTTATTTACGAGCTCATGCCAAACAGGTCCCTAGAGAACTTCATCACATCTAAAGATCAATCCAATAACACTTTGTTTGATTGGCAGAAACTTCATAACATCGTCTATGGTATAGCAAAGGGAATTGACTATCTTCACCAAGGGTGCGACCGCATGATCCTCCACTTTGATATCAAGCCTCATAACATACTGTTAGATCATGATTTCAATCCTAAGATCTCAGATTTTGGTCTGGCTAAACTCTGTTCCAAAGAAGACCGTATCATATCTATGACAGCTGCTAGAGGCACCGTGGGCTACATTGCACCAGAAGTGTTTAACGGGAACTTCGGGAACGTGTCACACAAGTCAGATGTGTACAGTTTCGGGATGCTGGTGCTTGAGATTGTTGGAGCTAGGAAGGAAATTGCTCTTGCTTCTGGCAACAATGAGGTCTACTTTCCAGAATTGATTTACAATCGTCTTGTTCAAGGAGAAGCATTGGATTTGAAGCTAGATACCGATGAGAACACTCAGATTGCTAAGAAACTAGTGATTGTGGCACTTTGGTGCATCCAGTGGTACCCGGTGAATCGCCCTTCCATGAAAGCAGTTGTTAGAATGCTAGAAGGAGGTTCTGAAAACTTGAGGATGCCACCAAATCCATTTGCTTCCACAAGTGCACAGACAGATCAACCAAGAACAACACTGTCAAGTTAA
- the LOC126612802 gene encoding uncharacterized protein LOC126612802: MPTFLSKKRFGWKLKNKSVKVVKDKSDSPKSFQPNGPNFQSVLQELADSFAQLPNDLGLDLNDASFDLSNGRVIDEVFCFRNSPKFQFFLCGQALGETFLNLSRAWEQADTSTSHALASKLPVLEDSLRSLIQELIFVVIAFGNLLVSAGRRFQSMGQYGQGKLQKIGKVMITTGKLLSESSTSAVTDETKKESRILKFGDLQLELTSDKATIGAIISFAFGIPSWELAQGIQNIPESSLQYANDSALILVAVVFCLNLVLHTNI; this comes from the exons atgcccaccttccTTAGTAAGAAGCGTTTTGGGTGGAAGCTCAAAAACAAATCCGTGAAGGTTGTTAAGGATA AATCAGACTCCCCCAAATCCTTCCAACCCAACGGTCCAAATTTTCAATCTGTCCTCCAAGAATTAGCC GACAGCTTTGCGCAGCTTCCAAATGATCTCGGTCTCGAT CTGAATGATGCATCTTTTGATCTTTCAAATGGAAGGGTTATCGACGag GTGTTCTGTTTCCgaaattcacccaaatttcagttctttttg TGTGGTCAAGCGTTAGGAGAGACATTCTTAAATCTCTCTCGCGCATGGGAGCAAGCCGATACATCAACTTCCCATGCTTTAGCTAGCAAGCTCCCTGTGTTGGAGGACTCTCTTAGGAGTTTGATTCAAGAGCTTATATTTGTTGTTATAGCATTTGGGAATCTTTTGGTTTCTGCCGGAAGAAGATTTCAGTCTATGGGACAGTATGGCCAAGGTAAACTGCAAAAG ATTGGAAAAGTAATGATTACAACCGGAAAGCTTCTGTCTGAAAGTTCAACATCGGCAGTCACTGatgaaacaaagaaggaaagcAGGATACTGAAG TTTGGAGATCTTCAGCTCGAGCTAACATCAGATAAAGCCACCATAGGGGCCATAATCAGCTTTGCTTTTGG GATTCCTTCGTGGGAGCTAGCTCAGGGAATCCAAAACATTCCGGAGAGTTCATTGCAGTATGCAAATGACAGTGCTTTGATACTGGTGGCCGTTGTTTTCTGTTTAAACCTAGTGCTGCATACTAACATATGA